A part of Phoenix dactylifera cultivar Barhee BC4 chromosome 2, palm_55x_up_171113_PBpolish2nd_filt_p, whole genome shotgun sequence genomic DNA contains:
- the LOC103712110 gene encoding uncharacterized protein LOC103712110 isoform X6 — translation MLAAERPEWLPEGWKMVVKTSMTGDKDVLAEQIKDFPDWLPAGWVLEFKTRKSGTHAGRQYKCYINPVTGFRFYSKNEVLRYIKDGMSCNPRAKRKRSVVTKVTENACSSTSQRKGIKRSTMENVRSQIEYTPDGLPSGWIKEIRYRKTSSRCGAKRDQYYTDPVNGYVFRSRKDAIQYIETGEVSKYAIKPKNRNTSGLYTSKKESHVSPSPAARRIKSQGTAVKRCLFSEGTPDPNVKIVTEINQLPERLSVPLLEYPSAQNMGGTDSSCKTLSTVKDSGNSEDAPDDRKLDPRCNAVGVSRQTLESETVNVSEPAIDKLPEPLSDAMSEAFNKTLELSPRKLDLLSDTTSEELNKTLDELSPRKLDVVHENLSEMQDKEPDEAADKIPIELEIMRPHQQEDMSLPAVEGKLAEERKLDPKIEEQMQPNKRRRGRRPGSTKAKALKALTMPLRASKRLAALRADRMASSGTVSHSSGALAKLSDQLQAHPTATKKNNQQKEIPIIDLEILEEPKSRERPGEQAAPVKQVYLGELNENKSGSPLRLPFGDSWPDPCIEFAFKTLTGDIPVLEDTAAIEEYFHRHLGTSKSPGQQGSASLTFSNHKSFSQGEFCVQLQPPDNHLSPCSFENGLQSSQKGNEERHWLPKLNR, via the exons CTTGCAGAACAGATAAAAGATTTTCCTGATTGGCTGCCTGCTGGTTGGGTTTTGGAGTTTAAAACTCGAAAGAGTGGCACGCACGCAGGGCGACAGTACAAG TGCTACATCAATCCAGTTACTGGTTTTAGATTCTATTCCAAGAATGAAGTACTTCGGTATATCAAGGATGGAATGTCGTGTAATCCCAGAGCCAAACGGAAAAGAAGTGTAGTTACAAAAGTTACTGAAAATGCTTGCTCTTCAACCAGTCAGAGAAAAGGCATCAAGAGAAGCACCATGGAAAAT GTTAGATCTCAGATTGAATATACTCCAGATGGGTTGCCTAGTGGCTGGATAAAAGAAATTAGATACCGAAAGACTAGCTCGAGATGTGGAGCAAAAAGAGACCAG TACTACACTGATCCAGTAAATGGATATGTATTCCGGTCCCGAAAGGATGCCATTCAGTATATTGAAACAGGAGAAGTTAGTAAATATGCAATTAAACCAAAGAATAGAAATACCAGTGGCTTGTATACCTCTAAAAAGGAATCCCATGTAAGT CCTTCTCCTGCAGCAAGAAGAATAAAATCACAAGGAACTGCAGTAAAGCGATGCCTCTTTTCAGAAGGAACACCTGACCCAAATGTGAAGATAGTGACAGAGATCAATCAGTTGCCTGAAAGACTGTCCGTGCCACTTCTGGAATATCCTTCAGCACAGA ATATGGGTGGAACTGACTCTAGTTGCAAGACTTTGTCAACTGTCAAGGACTCAGGGAATTCAGAGGATGCTCCGGACGATAGAAAGCTCGATCCAAGATGTAATGCAGTGGGAGTTTCAAGACAGACATTGGAGTCAGAAACAGTTAATGTTTCAGAACCAGCAATCGATAAGTTACCAGAACCTTTGAGCGATGCTATGTCAGAGGCATTCAACAAAACCCTTGAACTGTCACCGAGGAAGCTGGACCTGTTGAGCGATACTACATCAGAGGAATTGAACAAAACCCTTGATGAACTGTCACCGAGGAAGCTGGATGTGGTACATGAGAATCTCTCTGAAATGCAAGACAAAGAGCCAGACGAAGCAGCAGATAAAATACCAATAGAGCTTGAAATCATGAGGCCTCACCAGCAAGAGGATATGAGCCTGCCAGCTGTAGAAGGTAAGCTGGCGGAGGAAAGAAAACTGGATCCAAAGATCGAGGAACAGATGCAGCCCAATAAGCGCCGTAGGGGACGTAGGCCTGGCTCAACGAAAGCTAAAGCTCTGAAAGCACTAACCATGCCACTCCGGGCTTCCAAACGTTTGGCTGCACTAAGAGCTGATCGCATGGCCAGTTCTGGAACTGTTAGCCACTCCAGTGGTGCACTGGCAAAGTTATCTGATCAACTCCAAGCTCATCCAACAGCTACCAAGAAAAACAATCAGCAAAAGGAGATACCCATTATAGACTTGGAAATTCTGGAAGAGCCAAAAAGCAGGGAGCGTCCGGGTGAACAAGCTGCTCCTGTAAAGCAGGTTTATCTGGGAGAACTGAATGAAAATAAATCAGGATCCCCTCTCAGATTACCATTTGGAGATTCCTGGCCGGATCCTTGCATTGAGTTTGCTTTCAAGACCCTTACGGGTGATATTCCGGTGCTGGAGGATACTGCAGCCATCGAAGAATATTTCCATCGGCACCTGGGCACGAGCAAGAGCCCAGGCCAGCAAGGTTCAGCTTCGTTAACTTTCAGCAACCACAAAAGTTTCAGCCAGGGCGAGTTTTGTGTCCAGCTGCAGCCGCCGGACAATCACCTGTCGCCATGCTCGTTCGAGAATGGGCTGCAGTCCAGCCAGAAGGGGAACGAGGAAAGGCACTGGCTGCCAAAGTTAAACCGGTAA